The following proteins are encoded in a genomic region of Nicotiana sylvestris chromosome 4, ASM39365v2, whole genome shotgun sequence:
- the LOC104234432 gene encoding NAC domain-containing protein 17-like: MKLLVDSSTPSSSSACKEIKVFGESNIFPPGFRFHPTDEELVVYYLKRKICRRRILLDAIAETDVYKWDPEDLPDLSKLKTGDRQWFFFSPRERKYPNGARSNRATKHGYWKATGKDRIITCNSRAVGVKKTLVFYKGRAPVGERTDWVMHEYTMDEEELKRCKNAQDYYALYKVFKKSGPGPKNGEQYGAYFREEDWVDDECPVAEVSVQQENSTKHVNEVPAAADDALEELLKRIADDEHVLLEPFFVDNDYALDQLVQEEDTESTLLDQSMEVNLYNHCAVVGPSCQQYNANTSFDLTQSGTSQLQLHEAAEVSSAPVNPEKVLPAVEEDFLEDFLEMDDLLGPEPSVQNFDDSALSIQNFDNQTPNGQIFDKPAGNLGTVQFDDFDGLGEFDLYHDAHLLLDNEGTTVGQNAELYMNNFVNGIAYPDSTTYMSTFQNGMMNNRQMHLNHENQINHQLWRHDESFNVFNPIEGDQSVVHQATSGVVYDNNTNHPVGANQNPIAKKNDGAQSWISSNLWAFVDSIPTTPASAAESALVNRAFERMSSFSRMKLNARNMNVAAGNTSAASSSSGKSKNGFFCFSLLGVLCAILWVLIGISDKILGRYISS; this comes from the exons atgaAGCTTTTGGTGGATTCATCAACCCCGTCATCATCATCAGCTTGTAAAGAGATTAAGGTTTTTGGTGAAAGTAATATTTTTCCACCTGGGTTTAGGTTTCACCCGACAGATGAGGAGCTTGTTGTGTACTACTTGAAGAGGAAGATCTGTCGGCGCCGGATCTTGCTTGATGCTATTGCTGAGACTGACGTGTACAAGTGGGATCCTGAGGATTTGCCTG ATTTGTCCAAGTTAAAAACTGGAGACAGGCAGTGGTTCTTCTTTAGTCCCAGAGAGAGAAAATATCCCAATGGAGCACGGTCAAACAGGGCAACAAAGCACGGATATTGGAAAGCTACTGGAAAGGATCGTATTATTACATGCAACTCTCGTGCAGTTGGAGTCAAGAAGACACTTGTCTTTTATAAAGGCCGAGCACCTGTAGGTGAACGGACAGATTGGGTGATGCATGAATATACCATGGATGAAGAAGAGCTGAAAAGATGTAAGAATGCACAGGACTACTATGCACTTTACAAGGTCTTTAAGAAGAGCGGGCCTGGCCCCAAGAATGGTGAGCAATATGGTGCATATTTTAGAGAGGAGGACTGGGTTGATGATGAGTGTCCAGTAGCCGAAGTCTCTGTTCAGCAGGAGAATTCCACAAAGCACGTTAATGAAGTTCCAGCTGCTGCTGATGATGCACTTGAGGAACTGCTGAAACGTATTGCAGATGATGAGCATGTGCTTCTTGAGCCTTTCTTTGTAGATAACGACTATGCATTGGATCAGCTTGTACAAGAGGAAGATACTGAAAGTACCTTGTTAGATCAGTCAATGGAAGTTAATTTGTACAATCATTGTGCTGTTGTTGGCCCAAGCTGCCAGCAGTATAATGCGAACACAAGCTTTGACCTGACACAATCAGGCACATCACAATTGCAGTTGCACGAGGCAGCAGAGGTCTCATCTGCTCCTGTGAATCCTGAAAAGGTGCTACCTGCGGTGGAAGAGGATTTCCTGGAAGACTTTCTGGAGATGGATGATCTTCTTGGTCCAGAACCGAGTGTTCAAAACTTCGATGATTCAGCGCTCTCTATTCAAAACTTTGATAATCAAACACCAAATGGTCAAATCTTCGACAAGCCTGCTGGAAACCTGGGGACTGTGCAGTTTGATGACTTCGATGGCTTAGGAGAGTTTGACCTGTATCATGATGCACACTTGCTTCTTGATAATGAGGGGACAACGGTGGGGCAAAATGCTGAACTATATATGAACAACTTTGTGAATGGGATTGCATACCCAGATTCCACTACATACATGAGCACTTTCCAAAATGGCATGATGAACAACCGGCAGATGCACTTGAATCATGAAAACCAGATAAACCATCAATTGTGGAGGCATGACGAAAGTTTCAACGTCTTTAACCCCATTGAAGGAGACCAATCAGTTGTTCATCAAGCAACTTCAG GTGTGGTATATGATAATAATACAAATCATCCTGTGGGCGCAAATCAAAATCCAATAGCCAAAAAGAATGATGGTGCACAATCGTGGATATCCTCTAATTTGTGGGCTTTCGTGGATTCTATACCCACCACACCTGCTTCAGCTGCTGAAAGTGCTCTAGTTAACAGGGCCTTTGAGCGTATGTCTAGCTTTAGTAGGATGAAATTAAATGCCAGGAACATGAATGTTGCTGCAGGTAATACCTCTGCAGCTTCAAGTAGTTCGGGCAAATCCAAAAatggatttttttgtttttctttacttGGAGTACTTTGTGCAATCTTGTGGGTGTTAATAGGAATTTCTGATAAAATCCTGGGGAGATATATATCCTCATGA